CCAGGAAGGCCTGGGCCGTGTGGCCCGAGGGGAACGACAAGTGGTTGGAGCCATCGGGGCGCTCTATGGCGGTCAAGGTCTTGATGGCGTACACCGTCGTGAGCATAATGGCCTCGCTTTTAACCAGCACTAGGGCCAGGTTCAGGCGGTCGTCGCGGGAGTCTACCCCCGCCAGCAAGACGGCCCCAATTTCGAAGTAAGGCGCAAACTGCAGGTAATTGTCGATGTGGTTGCGGTAGCTGCCGAATGTGTGGCGAATGTCCTTTTGCGCATCGTAGGAACTGTAAAATCCATGTCCGTTGATAGTACTGGCCCCATAGCCAATGAGTACGGCCGGTACAATTACAGCCCGAAACCCTTTGCTTTTGAGAAACGGACGGTGGGTGCCTTCTGCCTTGGATGGGTTCTGGTACTTATGAATCGTATCGGCAGGAGTGGGGACCTGCTGGGGCACTTGAGCAACAGCAAGCTGAGGGGCTTCGCTCAAAGCTAATGCGAAGACGAGCGGTAGAAGATAACGAGACATCGGGGCGGACCTGAATACGGAGTGCGAAGAAACTGCCTTGAGTGCGAAGTCTGACACGAGACTTCCCAATGGGCATATAAGCGGTAGCGTGGCGGAGCCAGTTAACTTGCTGCTCCGTTCTGAATTCCTTTATTTTTCTGTCTTAGTATGCGTTTGTTGGAAGTGGTGTCACTGGCTCAGGCCTAAGAATTTCTACGTTTCCAGGTACGGCTATACGCCGGCGACGCCTATTATGTGCGGCCGCTAAACCAGGATATCGAAGGGGTATTTGACCGGAACAAGAACAAATACTTCACTCACGGAGACCTGGCCCGGTGGCTGGTGGTAAATGAGTCCGGCCAGACCCTGGGCCGAGTTGCCGCTTTTGTGAATAAGCGGACGGCAAACACTTTTGTCCGACCCCACCGGGGGCATGGGTTTTTTCGAATGCATCAATAGCTAGGAAGCCGTCGCGGTTGGGCTAACTCTAACCCGAGTACAGGCTGTTACTTTTGTTTCGCCCGCGGAGTAGTCCGCGAGGCGTAGGTTTTCCCTTTAGCTCAACTCTTTTCTTTTGGACATCATAGCTGCTACCGCCCAATTTATCGAACAAAAGTTTGCCGATGAGGGCAGTGGGCATGATTGGGCCCACATCCGCCGGGTGTGGCTCATGGCTCGCCGCCTGGCAACAGCCGCTCCCGAAGCCGACCACGAGGTAACGGAACTGGCCGCGCTGCTGCACGACATAGCCGACTGGAAATTCCACGATGGCGACTACGAAGCCGGGCCGCGCGCCGCCCGCGAGTGGCTGCGCAGCCAGCAAGCCCCGGAAGCCTTGATTGTGCGGGTGGAAACGGTTATTCGGGAGGTGTCTTTCAAGGGGTTGGGCGTGGCCACGCCGGTTTCTTCCATTGAAGCCGCGTTGGTGCAGGATGCCGACCGGCTCGATGCCATCGGGGCCATTGGCATAGCCCGGGCCTTTGCCTACGGTGGGCACAAGGGCCGCCCCCTCCATGACTCGGCCGTGGCTCCGGTGGCGCACGACAGCTTTGCCAGCTACCAAAAGAACTCGGCGCCTACGCTCAACCACTTTTACGAAAAGCTGCTGCACCTCAAAGACCGGCTCAACACCGATGCCGCCCGCCAGGTGGCCCAGGAACGGCACGCATTCATGGAAACCTACGTGGCCCGATTCTTGGCCGAGTGGGACGGTATCGACTAAAAGGGGAGGGCCCGACGTTTATATGATGCTCGTCGGTACCCGTAACCGCTACATTTGTCCTATGAAATTGCTCCTCCGTTTGGTGCCTTGCCTGCTGCTGATGATAGTGTCCAGCTGCCGTACCTGCCCCATAGAATCCTGCCACGTG
This region of Hymenobacter sedentarius genomic DNA includes:
- a CDS encoding phosphatase PAP2 family protein — its product is MPQQVPTPADTIHKYQNPSKAEGTHRPFLKSKGFRAVIVPAVLIGYGASTINGHGFYSSYDAQKDIRHTFGSYRNHIDNYLQFAPYFEIGAVLLAGVDSRDDRLNLALVLVKSEAIMLTTVYAIKTLTAIERPDGSNHLSFPSGHTAQAFLAASIVHTEFRDKSQWYGVGAYTIATSVAALRMINDKHWESDVLAGAGVGILSAHLAYLSHRNRWGRKPIGRDVGVLPTWSPAGGTGLSITWQPK
- a CDS encoding HD domain-containing protein, yielding MDIIAATAQFIEQKFADEGSGHDWAHIRRVWLMARRLATAAPEADHEVTELAALLHDIADWKFHDGDYEAGPRAAREWLRSQQAPEALIVRVETVIREVSFKGLGVATPVSSIEAALVQDADRLDAIGAIGIARAFAYGGHKGRPLHDSAVAPVAHDSFASYQKNSAPTLNHFYEKLLHLKDRLNTDAARQVAQERHAFMETYVARFLAEWDGID